From the genome of Vanessa cardui chromosome 17, ilVanCard2.1, whole genome shotgun sequence:
gaaccttcttcttaaaggaagaggccttagcgcagcagtgggaaatttacaggctgctgttgttgctgtatgtaaaataactggtaaataacattttaatatttgtcatttaataagaatatattttaacgtgAACAAAggatacaaaacatttttatactgtaattatttatgataatcACTTCAATAACATCATAATAACAGTTTGTCCATCACTTTTCACATTCATCACCGATGATGAGCGGATTTTCATCCATATTCGATATAACTACAGCGTACTGTGCAGAGTTGTTATACTTTTTCATCTCTTGTTCGaagagaatattattaatagcttGCTTTATCATAGACCGCGTCCTCTCGTCATGTTTCCTCAGAGATATCGCGATGTATTCGCCGAAACTGTCGCATTCGTCCTTCTTCTTATAAAGATTGGATCGTTTGTAtaattttctttctaaaaaCTTATTTCTATCAGCTAGTGTGTTGTCTTTAACTATCCTTCGTTTGATGACTCGCGTAAGCCGGGGTTTTGAACACACGTATTTAATTTTGGGTGGCGTTCTTTCTATGCTTTCCTGTTCTTCTTTGATAACGATATGCACTGGACTCTCGTCACCGTTCGCTTCGTATTCATCATCAGACTCCTCGTCTTCTGGTTCTTCGactatttctttctttttacgTTTCTTTACCTAgaacaattaaagaaaaaatatatttaatacacacatatatacgaATTAAAACTGAAATTATGTAGGCATTTAAAATCTCGTTGACCTAAAAACCTGTATCTTACAAACTTCCAATGATAAACTattatcgattttattattacaattgccatttaaagtaaatattaattttatttaaattaaagacgATAATTCCGCATTGTCCGTAACGAGTTGACCAATTATGattcttatgtatatataaatacagtacAAAATGATTTAAACGAATACAGAAGTATAATGATTACttatatgcaaaatataatCGAGGTCATTCCTTATCACCGCCGAATTGGAAACAATTGAACAtaaatacatagaaatatatgtatttatgtgtcaGGGTCGCGAATATATAGCGACAACACTTGAAGGTGC
Proteins encoded in this window:
- the LOC124536782 gene encoding uncharacterized protein LOC124536782; its protein translation is MMEIEWTNDQVLTLVNEYKNRRMLWDPNHDMYRVQTAKYEAWCELADIFECEIPDLRKKFNSIFASHRREKSKVRLGGRSTWFLYNHLSFLPNHIECDELAENTTVVKKRKKKEIVEEPEDEESDDEYEANGDESPVHIVIKEEQESIERTPPKIKYVCSKPRLTRVIKRRIVKDNTLADRNKFLERKLYKRSNLYKKKDECDSFGEYIAISLRKHDERTRSMIKQAINNILFEQEMKKYNNSAQYAVVISNMDENPLIIGDECEK